A single genomic interval of Mycolicibacterium sp. MU0053 harbors:
- a CDS encoding FAD-binding dehydrogenase — protein sequence MDADVIVVGAGLAGLVAACELADRGKQVLVVDQENSANLGGQAFWSFGGLFFVNSPEQRRLGIRDSHELALQDWLGTAGFDRPEDHWPRQWAHAYVDFAAGEKRSWLRQRGLRIFPLVNWAERGGYGARGHGNSVPRFHLTWGTGPALVEVFARRIRDHALVRFAHRHQVDELLVDDGAVTGVRGTVLAPSNTARGVASSREAFGDFEFRATSVIVTSGGIGGNPELVRQNWPARMGRVPEQLLTGVPAHVDGRMIAVTEAAGGRVINRDRMWHYTEGITNYDPIWPNHGIRILPGPSSLWLDATGQRLPGPLYPGFDTLGTLEHIAKSGHDYTWFILNARIIEKEFGLSGQEQNPDLTGRSVRQVLSRVRPGAPGPVQAFVDRGVDFVQAAALPELVAAMNALPDVTPLDYATVASEVIARDREVANSYSKDGQITAIRGARAYLPDRVSRVVAPHRLTDPKAGPMIAVKLHILTRKTLGGLETDLDSRVLGADGTAVPGLFAAGEVAGFGGGGVHGYRALEGTFLGGCIFSGRAAGRAAG from the coding sequence ATGGACGCGGACGTCATCGTGGTCGGAGCGGGGCTGGCCGGTCTGGTCGCCGCCTGTGAGCTGGCCGATCGGGGCAAGCAGGTGCTGGTGGTCGACCAGGAGAACAGCGCCAACCTGGGCGGGCAGGCGTTCTGGTCCTTCGGCGGCCTGTTCTTCGTCAACAGTCCCGAGCAGCGCCGCCTCGGCATCCGCGACAGCCACGAACTCGCGCTGCAGGACTGGCTGGGCACGGCCGGCTTCGATCGTCCCGAGGACCACTGGCCGCGGCAGTGGGCGCACGCCTACGTCGACTTCGCCGCCGGGGAGAAGCGGTCCTGGTTGCGGCAGCGGGGATTGCGGATCTTCCCGCTGGTGAACTGGGCCGAGCGCGGTGGGTACGGCGCGCGCGGCCACGGTAACTCGGTGCCGCGCTTCCACCTCACCTGGGGGACCGGCCCGGCGCTCGTCGAGGTCTTCGCGCGCCGGATCCGCGACCACGCGCTGGTGCGGTTCGCGCACCGCCACCAGGTCGACGAGTTGCTGGTGGACGACGGCGCGGTCACCGGCGTCCGCGGCACGGTCCTGGCGCCGTCGAACACCGCCCGCGGCGTGGCGTCCTCGCGAGAAGCCTTCGGCGACTTTGAATTTCGCGCCACCTCGGTGATCGTTACCAGCGGTGGCATCGGCGGCAATCCGGAACTGGTCCGGCAGAACTGGCCGGCCCGGATGGGCCGGGTGCCCGAGCAATTGCTGACCGGGGTGCCCGCCCACGTCGACGGCCGGATGATCGCGGTCACCGAGGCGGCCGGCGGGCGCGTCATCAACCGCGACCGGATGTGGCACTACACCGAGGGCATCACCAACTACGACCCGATCTGGCCGAACCACGGCATCCGCATCCTGCCCGGGCCGTCGTCGCTGTGGCTGGACGCCACCGGTCAGCGGCTGCCGGGTCCGCTGTATCCGGGCTTCGACACGCTGGGCACGCTGGAGCACATCGCCAAATCCGGCCACGACTACACCTGGTTCATCCTCAACGCGCGGATCATCGAGAAGGAATTCGGGCTGTCGGGGCAGGAGCAGAATCCCGACCTGACCGGACGCAGTGTGCGGCAGGTGCTTTCGCGGGTACGGCCGGGCGCCCCGGGACCGGTGCAGGCGTTTGTGGACCGCGGCGTGGACTTCGTACAGGCCGCGGCTTTGCCCGAGTTGGTGGCGGCGATGAACGCCCTGCCCGATGTGACGCCGCTGGACTACGCCACCGTGGCGTCCGAGGTGATCGCACGCGACCGCGAGGTGGCGAACTCCTACAGCAAGGACGGTCAGATCACCGCGATCCGCGGCGCGCGCGCCTATCTGCCGGACCGGGTGTCGCGGGTGGTGGCCCCGCACCGGCTGACCGACCCGAAGGCCGGTCCGATGATCGCGGTGAAGCTGCACATTCTGACCCGAAAGACGTTGGGCGGCTTGGAGACCGACCTGGACTCCCGGGTGCTCGGGGCGGACGGGACCGCGGTGCCGGGGCTCTTCGCCGCCGGTGAGGTCGCCGGATTCGGCGGCGGCGGGGTGCACGGCTACCGCGCGCTGGAGGGCACCTTCCTGGGCGGCTGCATCTTCTCCGGCCGCGCGGCCGGCCGGGCCGCGGGCTGA
- a CDS encoding cytochrome P450: protein MSTGTTTDAAVYYDPYDVGIVADPYPVYARLRAEAPIYCNDRYDFWALSRHADVDKALSNWETFSNSRSDILELIQSDFDMPKGVMMFEDPPIHSMLRGLMSRVFTPRRMAAIEEQIRQYCISCLDPHVGSDGFDIIAELAAMMPMRVIGMLLGIPESEQVSVRDANDANLRTKPGAPMKVARADRIADGRIYADYVQWRSQNPSDDLMTALLNVEFTDETGAHRKLTRKEVLHYTQVVAGAGNETTGRLIGWLAKVLAEHPEQRRQVAEDRGLLNRTIDETLRFEPTGPHVARYLARDFDCYGTTVPAGSAMLLLFGAANRDPRRFPDPDTFDIRRDNISHLTFGKGLHYCLGANLARLEGRVALDELLNRWPEWGIDYDTARLAPTSTVRGWEHLRITF, encoded by the coding sequence ATGAGCACGGGAACCACCACGGACGCAGCGGTCTACTACGACCCTTACGACGTCGGGATCGTCGCCGACCCGTATCCCGTCTACGCGCGACTGCGTGCCGAGGCGCCGATCTATTGCAACGACCGTTACGACTTCTGGGCGTTGTCACGGCACGCCGACGTCGACAAGGCGCTGTCGAACTGGGAGACCTTCTCCAATTCGCGCAGCGACATCCTCGAACTGATCCAGTCGGATTTCGATATGCCCAAGGGCGTCATGATGTTCGAGGATCCGCCCATCCACTCGATGCTGCGCGGGTTGATGTCGCGGGTGTTCACGCCGCGGCGGATGGCCGCCATCGAGGAGCAGATCCGGCAGTACTGCATCAGCTGCCTGGACCCGCACGTCGGCTCCGACGGCTTCGACATCATCGCCGAACTGGCGGCCATGATGCCGATGCGGGTCATCGGAATGCTGTTGGGAATACCGGAGTCCGAACAGGTTTCGGTGCGCGACGCAAACGACGCCAACCTGCGAACCAAGCCGGGCGCCCCGATGAAGGTCGCCCGCGCCGACCGGATCGCCGACGGCCGGATCTACGCCGACTACGTGCAGTGGCGGTCCCAGAACCCCTCGGACGACCTGATGACGGCGCTGCTGAACGTGGAGTTCACCGACGAGACCGGTGCGCACCGCAAGCTGACCCGCAAGGAGGTGCTGCACTACACCCAGGTGGTGGCCGGCGCCGGCAACGAGACCACCGGCCGGCTGATCGGCTGGTTGGCCAAAGTGCTCGCCGAGCATCCCGAGCAGCGTCGGCAGGTCGCCGAGGATCGCGGCCTACTCAACCGCACCATTGACGAGACGCTTCGCTTCGAACCCACCGGGCCCCACGTAGCCCGGTACCTGGCAAGGGATTTCGACTGCTACGGCACCACGGTGCCGGCCGGCAGCGCGATGCTGTTGCTGTTCGGTGCGGCCAACCGGGACCCGCGCCGGTTCCCCGACCCGGACACGTTCGACATTCGTCGGGACAACATCAGCCATCTGACCTTCGGCAAGGGCTTGCACTACTGCCTGGGCGCCAACCTGGCCCGGCTGGAGGGCCGGGTGGCGCTCGACGAGCTGCTGAACCGCTGGCCCGAGTGGGGCATCGACTACGACACCGCGCGCCTGGCCCCGACCTCCACCGTCCGCGGCTGGGAACACCTCCGCATCACCTTCTGA
- a CDS encoding MBL fold metallo-hydrolase, giving the protein MELTHFGHSCLLASFPDTGADTTILFDPGTFSHGFEGITGLTAILITHQHPDHADPARLPALVAANPGAALYADPQTAAQLGGDWRAVHVGDELSVGGLRVRGVGGRHAVIHPEIPVIDNISYLIGDDEHPAKLMHPGDALFVPDEPVEVLATPAAAPWLKISEAVDYLRAVAPTHAVPIHQGIIAPAARGIYYGRLSEMTDTDFRVLPEERAVSL; this is encoded by the coding sequence ATGGAACTGACGCATTTCGGGCATTCGTGCCTTCTCGCGAGCTTTCCCGACACCGGCGCCGATACGACAATCCTCTTCGATCCGGGCACCTTCTCCCACGGTTTCGAGGGCATCACCGGCCTGACGGCGATCCTGATCACCCATCAGCACCCGGATCACGCCGATCCGGCGCGGCTGCCCGCCCTGGTGGCGGCCAATCCGGGCGCCGCGCTGTACGCGGACCCGCAGACCGCCGCCCAACTCGGTGGCGACTGGCGCGCGGTCCACGTGGGCGATGAACTCAGCGTCGGGGGCCTGCGGGTTCGCGGCGTCGGCGGCCGGCACGCGGTGATCCATCCGGAGATCCCGGTGATCGACAACATCTCGTATCTGATCGGCGACGACGAGCATCCGGCCAAGTTGATGCACCCCGGCGACGCGCTGTTCGTGCCCGATGAGCCGGTCGAGGTGCTGGCCACCCCGGCGGCCGCGCCGTGGCTGAAGATCTCCGAGGCGGTCGACTACCTGCGGGCCGTCGCGCCCACCCACGCCGTGCCGATCCACCAGGGCATCATCGCCCCGGCGGCGCGCGGCATCTACTACGGCCGGCTGTCGGAGATGACCGACACCGACTTTCGGGTGCTGCCCGAGGAACGCGCCGTTTCGCTCTGA
- a CDS encoding ATPase: MLAGLLLGVGTVAVPVAAADPQTCPPICDQIPDSAWPAPWTIPLNGRYRWPVLAAVARPVQDSGFKFEELCHTPRDPEDPRNYAVAAKAVVRQPEGQWQLQVQVLHWRGATWHGGELANQVFAAAVAALRTCQAGAPEFSPSITTAAVDRVAAVISGPQVVHQYLVVNPANSSISELVLWSAPGATGVPQVRWPMVPDERVLEAIDAPLCGAYLGSCG; encoded by the coding sequence ATGCTGGCGGGACTGCTGTTGGGGGTCGGCACCGTCGCGGTGCCGGTCGCTGCCGCCGATCCGCAGACCTGCCCGCCGATCTGCGACCAGATCCCCGATTCGGCCTGGCCGGCGCCCTGGACGATCCCGCTCAACGGCCGCTACCGCTGGCCCGTCCTCGCCGCAGTGGCCCGACCCGTGCAGGACAGCGGCTTCAAATTCGAGGAGCTGTGCCACACCCCGCGGGACCCCGAGGACCCGCGGAATTACGCGGTGGCCGCCAAGGCCGTGGTCCGCCAACCCGAGGGCCAGTGGCAGCTGCAGGTCCAGGTGCTGCACTGGCGCGGTGCGACGTGGCACGGCGGTGAGCTGGCCAACCAGGTGTTCGCCGCGGCGGTGGCGGCGCTGCGGACCTGTCAGGCCGGCGCCCCGGAGTTCTCGCCGTCCATCACCACCGCGGCCGTCGACCGCGTCGCCGCGGTGATCAGCGGTCCGCAGGTGGTGCACCAGTATCTGGTGGTCAATCCCGCCAACAGTTCGATCAGCGAACTGGTGCTGTGGAGCGCCCCGGGGGCCACCGGGGTGCCGCAGGTGCGCTGGCCGATGGTCCCCGACGAGCGGGTGCTCGAGGCCATCGACGCCCCGCTGTGCGGGGCCTACCTGGGGTCGTGTGGGTAG
- the purS gene encoding phosphoribosylformylglycinamidine synthase subunit PurS yields MARVVVHVMPKAEILDPQGQAIVGALGRLGHTGVSDVRQGKRFELEVDDSVDDETLAQIAESLLANTVIEDWTVSRESQ; encoded by the coding sequence GTGGCCCGGGTGGTTGTGCACGTGATGCCCAAGGCTGAGATCCTCGACCCGCAGGGCCAGGCGATCGTCGGCGCGCTCGGCCGCCTCGGCCACACCGGGGTCTCGGACGTCCGGCAAGGCAAGCGGTTCGAGTTGGAGGTCGACGACAGTGTCGACGACGAGACGCTGGCCCAGATCGCCGAGTCGTTGCTCGCCAACACCGTGATCGAGGACTGGACAGTCAGCCGGGAGTCCCAGTGA
- the purQ gene encoding phosphoribosylformylglycinamidine synthase subunit PurQ: MSARVGVITFPGSLDDVDAARAVRAVGAEPVSLWHADADLKGVDAVIVPGGFSYGDYLRAGAIARFAPVLGEVIAGAERGLPVLGICNGFQVLCEAGLLPGALTRNIGLHFICRDVWLRVESTGTAWSSRYEPDAEILVPLKSGEGRYVADDAVLDELEGEGRVVFRYAAENPNGSLRDIAGIASANGRVVGLMPHPEHATEALTGPSDDGLGIFYSALDAVLTA, encoded by the coding sequence GTGAGCGCCCGGGTCGGGGTGATCACGTTCCCCGGCTCGCTCGACGACGTCGACGCGGCGCGTGCGGTGCGCGCGGTCGGTGCCGAACCGGTCAGCCTCTGGCATGCCGACGCCGACCTCAAGGGTGTCGACGCGGTGATCGTGCCCGGCGGCTTCTCCTACGGCGACTACCTGCGCGCCGGGGCCATCGCCCGGTTCGCGCCGGTGCTCGGCGAGGTCATTGCCGGCGCCGAGCGTGGACTGCCGGTGCTCGGTATCTGCAACGGCTTCCAGGTGCTGTGTGAGGCGGGCCTGCTGCCCGGCGCCCTGACCCGGAACATCGGCCTGCACTTCATCTGCCGCGACGTGTGGCTGCGGGTCGAGTCGACCGGCACCGCCTGGAGTTCACGCTACGAACCGGACGCGGAGATCCTGGTGCCGTTGAAATCCGGCGAGGGCCGCTACGTGGCCGACGACGCGGTGCTCGACGAACTCGAGGGCGAGGGCCGCGTGGTCTTCCGCTACGCGGCGGAAAACCCCAACGGGTCGCTGCGCGACATCGCCGGGATCGCCTCGGCCAACGGTCGGGTCGTCGGCCTGATGCCGCACCCCGAACACGCCACCGAGGCGCTGACCGGACCGTCCGACGACGGACTGGGCATCTTCTACTCCGCGCTCGACGCGGTGCTGACCGCCTGA
- a CDS encoding family 1 encapsulin nanocompartment shell protein yields MNNLYRELAPVTEVAWAEIELEASRTFKRNLAGRRVVDVTGPGGPTTAAVSTGHLLDVAAPTEGVQAHLRQAQPLVRLRVPFTLRRVDIDDVERGSQDSDWDPVKDAATKLAFVEDRAIFEGYEAASISGIRNSSSNPSLALPADPREMPDAISQALTELRLAGVDGPYSVLLSADNYTLVSETTVNGYPVREHLSRLVDGDIIWAPAIDGAIVLSTRGGDFDLQLGTDVAIGYLSHDAETVQLYLQETMTFLCYTAEASVALSP; encoded by the coding sequence ATGAACAACCTGTACCGCGAACTGGCCCCGGTCACCGAGGTCGCCTGGGCGGAGATCGAATTGGAGGCCAGCCGTACCTTCAAGCGCAATCTCGCGGGCCGACGCGTCGTGGACGTCACCGGGCCGGGCGGGCCGACGACGGCGGCGGTGAGCACCGGCCACCTGCTCGACGTGGCCGCGCCCACCGAGGGCGTGCAGGCACACCTGCGCCAGGCCCAACCCCTGGTGCGCCTGCGGGTGCCGTTCACCTTGCGGCGTGTGGACATCGACGATGTCGAACGCGGATCGCAGGATTCGGACTGGGACCCGGTCAAGGACGCGGCCACCAAGTTGGCGTTCGTCGAGGACCGCGCGATCTTCGAAGGCTACGAGGCGGCCTCGATCAGCGGCATCCGCAATAGCAGTTCCAACCCGTCGCTGGCGCTGCCCGCCGATCCGCGCGAAATGCCCGACGCGATCTCGCAGGCGCTCACCGAGTTGCGGCTGGCCGGCGTGGACGGCCCCTATTCGGTGCTGCTTTCGGCGGACAACTACACCCTGGTCAGTGAGACCACGGTCAACGGTTACCCGGTCCGCGAGCACCTGAGTCGGCTGGTCGACGGCGACATCATCTGGGCGCCCGCCATTGACGGGGCCATTGTATTGTCAACCCGCGGCGGCGATTTCGATCTGCAGCTGGGCACCGACGTGGCGATCGGCTACCTGTCGCACGACGCCGAGACGGTGCAGCTGTACCTGCAGGAGACCATGACGTTCCTGTGCTACACCGCCGAGGCGTCGGTCGCGCTCAGCCCGTAG
- a CDS encoding Dyp-type peroxidase, which translates to MAHPRPQPVLTPLTPAAIFLVATIHDGAEAAARVHDALGEILGLAPAIGFRVPSSNLNLVIGIGSAAWDRLFDGPRPAKLHPFIALDGGQHQAPATPGDLLFHIRGESMDVCYEVGGRILAAMSGAVTVVDEVHGFRFFEMRDLLGFVDGTENPGGADAVAAALIGPESGEDPAFLGSSYVHVQRYIHDMVGWNALSTTEQELIIGRTKLDDIELDDAVKPANSHVALNTLHDEEGNELQIVRGNMPFGTLGNGESGTYFIAYAADPGVTEQMLTHMFIGDPPGNTDRILEFSTARTGTLFFVPSADFLDEPPPLPDTDSAAEEAAAEEIPDLASHYNGTLAIGSLKGHSS; encoded by the coding sequence GTGGCCCACCCCAGACCGCAGCCCGTCCTCACTCCCCTCACCCCAGCCGCGATCTTCCTGGTAGCCACGATCCACGACGGCGCCGAGGCCGCAGCACGGGTTCACGACGCGCTCGGGGAGATCCTGGGACTGGCCCCCGCCATCGGCTTTCGGGTTCCGTCGTCGAATCTCAACCTGGTCATTGGGATTGGCTCGGCGGCCTGGGACCGGCTGTTCGACGGGCCCCGGCCGGCCAAGCTGCATCCGTTCATCGCGCTCGATGGCGGGCAGCATCAGGCCCCCGCCACGCCGGGGGATCTGCTGTTCCACATCCGCGGTGAGTCGATGGACGTGTGCTACGAGGTCGGCGGACGCATCCTGGCGGCGATGTCCGGCGCGGTGACGGTGGTCGACGAGGTGCACGGCTTCCGGTTCTTCGAGATGCGCGATCTGCTCGGCTTCGTCGACGGCACCGAGAACCCCGGCGGCGCCGACGCGGTGGCAGCCGCCCTGATCGGCCCCGAAAGCGGCGAGGATCCGGCGTTCCTGGGATCCAGCTATGTTCATGTGCAGCGCTATATCCACGACATGGTCGGCTGGAATGCGTTGAGCACCACCGAACAAGAGTTGATCATCGGGCGCACCAAGCTCGACGACATCGAACTCGACGATGCGGTCAAGCCGGCCAATTCCCATGTCGCACTGAACACCCTGCACGACGAGGAGGGCAATGAGCTGCAGATCGTGCGCGGCAACATGCCCTTCGGCACGCTCGGCAACGGCGAATCGGGCACCTATTTCATCGCCTACGCCGCCGACCCCGGCGTCACCGAGCAGATGTTGACCCACATGTTCATCGGCGACCCGCCGGGCAACACCGACCGGATCCTGGAGTTCTCCACCGCCCGCACCGGCACCCTGTTCTTCGTTCCCAGCGCCGACTTCCTCGACGAGCCCCCGCCGCTGCCCGACACCGACTCCGCGGCCGAAGAGGCTGCGGCAGAAGAAATTCCAGACCTTGCATCGCACTACAACGGCACCTTGGCGATCGGCAGCTTGAAAGGACACTCCTCATGA